Proteins encoded in a region of the Methylobacterium radiotolerans JCM 2831 genome:
- a CDS encoding DUF2141 domain-containing protein: protein MSAASGRRYLRRLAGRATVASAVWLSAATVPAWAAAVQVEVDGIEPGGGQVRVALCQGGLSESSCLRGDDAPATADRARFTFRDVPPGTYAVAAYQDVNGNGRLDRTGLGLPLEPYGFSGTVGRRARPDFAEAAFALREPGAAVRVRLGRALPSR from the coding sequence GTGAGCGCCGCGTCCGGCCGGAGGTATCTCCGGAGGCTGGCAGGCCGCGCGACGGTTGCCTCCGCGGTCTGGCTCAGCGCCGCGACCGTGCCGGCCTGGGCCGCCGCCGTGCAGGTCGAGGTCGACGGGATCGAGCCCGGCGGCGGCCAGGTGCGGGTCGCCCTCTGCCAGGGCGGTCTCTCGGAGTCGTCGTGCCTGCGCGGCGACGACGCGCCGGCCACCGCCGACCGGGCGCGGTTCACCTTCCGGGATGTCCCGCCGGGCACCTACGCGGTCGCGGCCTACCAGGACGTCAACGGCAACGGGCGCCTCGACCGCACCGGTCTCGGCCTGCCGCTGGAGCCCTACGGCTTCTCGGGTACGGTCGGGCGGCGGGCGCGCCCCGATTTCGCCGAGGCGGCCTTCGCCCTCCGGGAGCCCGGCGCCGCCGTGCGGGTGCGCCTCGGCCGTGCCCTGCCGAGCCGGTGA
- a CDS encoding helix-turn-helix domain-containing protein has protein sequence MSNIPTLHFNTDHLDPAHAFAAWRDLMAPIVRVERIAGAPVPRGNLSCTVLGDILASRMVFSAQHMVRDRRHAAATPDHFTFMLYVSGGLSGDVAGSPVVQQRNRIMAANMGRELDARGVRSSAIGLTVPRRLLPDCTIERIPIFLDRERNRLLVARLHALYRRLPTTTAEEEPAIAGELAGFVRRLFDPSAASDVLRGPEFDVGFVALAERLMDLHLASPDLSPDWLADAAGVSRTVLYRAFRSTGGVMQRVWEKRLEAIRLALEDPLETRALARLASEHGFKDPAHLSRAFRARFGESPRAWRRTRGAHGVRTFERTPARAHAWYERLGQR, from the coding sequence ATGTCGAATATCCCGACGCTTCACTTCAACACCGATCATCTCGACCCCGCGCACGCCTTCGCGGCCTGGCGCGACCTGATGGCGCCGATCGTCCGGGTCGAGCGGATCGCGGGGGCGCCGGTGCCCCGCGGGAACCTGTCCTGCACGGTCCTGGGGGATATCCTCGCCAGCCGGATGGTCTTCTCCGCCCAGCACATGGTCCGCGATCGCCGCCACGCCGCGGCGACACCGGATCACTTCACGTTCATGCTCTACGTGTCCGGAGGCCTGTCCGGCGACGTCGCGGGCAGCCCGGTGGTGCAGCAACGCAACCGGATCATGGCCGCCAACATGGGCCGGGAACTGGATGCCCGCGGGGTGCGCTCCAGCGCGATCGGACTGACTGTACCGCGTCGTCTGCTGCCAGACTGCACGATCGAGCGGATACCGATCTTCCTCGACAGGGAACGGAACCGTCTGCTCGTCGCGCGGCTGCACGCCCTGTACCGGCGGCTGCCGACGACCACGGCCGAGGAGGAGCCGGCGATCGCGGGCGAGCTGGCCGGTTTCGTCCGCCGCCTGTTCGATCCATCGGCGGCCTCGGACGTCCTGCGGGGCCCGGAATTCGACGTCGGCTTCGTCGCCCTGGCCGAGCGCCTGATGGACCTCCATCTGGCCTCACCCGACCTCTCGCCGGACTGGCTCGCCGACGCTGCGGGCGTCTCGCGGACGGTGCTGTACCGCGCCTTCCGGAGCACCGGGGGCGTCATGCAGCGCGTCTGGGAGAAGCGGCTGGAGGCGATCCGGCTCGCCTTGGAGGATCCGCTGGAGACCCGGGCGCTCGCGCGCTTGGCGAGCGAGCACGGCTTCAAGGATCCCGCCCATCTGAGCCGCGCATTCCGCGCCCGGTTCGGGGAATCGCCGCGGGCATGGCGCCGGACGCGGGGAGCCCACGGCGTCCGGACCTTCGAGCGGACGCCGGCCCGGGCCCACGCGTGGTACGAGCGCCTGGGCCAGCGCTGA
- a CDS encoding homospermidine synthase produces MTDQPTRHPIHGRITGPIVMIGFGSIGRGTLPLIERHFEYDRARFTVIDPVDTHRPLAEKHGLRFEKVALTPENYRAVLTPLLTEGGGQGFCVNLSVDTSSRAIMELCRELGALYIDTVAEPWPGFYFDKTKSQGDRTNYALRENILDARAQKPGGTTAVSCCGANPGMVSWFVKQALLNIAQDTGLQRPEPKTKAEWAALMKDLGVKGVHIAERDTQRAKTPKPRGVFVNTWSVEGFVSEGNQPAELGWGTHETWKPANAREQEKGSRCAIYLLQPGADTRVRTWVPTAGSQFGFLVTHNEAISISDYYTVREGDKPVFRPTCHYAYHPADDAVLSLHEMFGKAAQVQEQHHILDETEIVDGIDELGVLVYGHEKNAYWYGSQLSIEETRRVAPYQNATGLQVTSAVLAGMVWALENPEAGIVEADEMDFRRCLEVQTPYLGPVVGVYTDWTPLTDRPGLFPEDIDTSDPWQFRNVLVHG; encoded by the coding sequence ATGACCGATCAGCCGACCCGTCACCCGATCCATGGCCGCATCACCGGCCCCATCGTGATGATCGGCTTCGGCTCGATCGGCCGGGGCACCCTGCCGCTCATCGAGCGCCATTTCGAGTACGACCGCGCGCGCTTCACGGTGATCGACCCGGTCGACACGCATCGGCCTCTCGCCGAGAAGCACGGCCTCCGGTTCGAGAAGGTCGCCCTGACGCCGGAGAACTACCGCGCCGTGCTCACGCCGCTCCTCACCGAAGGTGGCGGCCAGGGCTTCTGCGTCAACCTGTCGGTCGATACCTCCTCGCGCGCCATCATGGAGCTCTGCCGCGAGCTCGGCGCCCTCTACATCGACACCGTGGCCGAGCCCTGGCCGGGCTTCTACTTCGACAAGACCAAGAGCCAGGGCGACCGCACCAACTACGCGCTCCGCGAGAACATCCTCGACGCGCGCGCGCAGAAGCCCGGCGGCACCACCGCGGTCTCCTGCTGCGGCGCCAATCCCGGCATGGTCTCGTGGTTCGTCAAGCAGGCGCTCCTGAACATCGCCCAGGATACCGGCCTCCAGCGGCCGGAGCCGAAGACCAAGGCCGAGTGGGCCGCCCTGATGAAGGACCTGGGCGTCAAGGGCGTCCACATCGCCGAGCGGGACACCCAGCGCGCCAAGACCCCGAAGCCGCGGGGGGTCTTCGTCAACACGTGGTCGGTCGAGGGCTTCGTCTCCGAGGGCAATCAGCCGGCCGAGCTCGGCTGGGGCACGCACGAGACCTGGAAGCCCGCCAACGCCCGTGAGCAGGAGAAGGGCTCGCGCTGCGCGATCTACCTGCTGCAGCCGGGGGCCGACACGCGGGTGCGCACCTGGGTGCCGACCGCCGGCTCGCAGTTCGGCTTCCTCGTGACCCACAACGAGGCGATCTCGATCTCCGACTACTACACGGTGCGCGAGGGCGATAAGCCGGTCTTCCGGCCCACCTGCCACTACGCCTATCACCCGGCCGACGACGCCGTGCTGTCGCTCCACGAGATGTTCGGCAAGGCGGCCCAGGTGCAGGAGCAGCACCACATCCTCGACGAGACCGAGATCGTCGACGGCATCGACGAGCTCGGCGTGCTCGTCTACGGCCACGAGAAGAACGCCTACTGGTACGGCTCGCAGCTCTCCATCGAGGAGACCCGCCGGGTCGCCCCCTACCAGAACGCCACCGGCCTGCAGGTGACCTCGGCGGTGCTCGCCGGCATGGTCTGGGCCCTGGAGAACCCGGAGGCCGGCATCGTCGAGGCCGACGAGATGGACTTCCGCCGCTGCCTGGAGGTCCAGACCCCGTATCTCGGCCCGGTCGTGGGCGTGTACACGGACTGGACGCCGCTCACCGACCGTCCGGGCCTGTTCCCGGAGGACATCGACACCAGCGATCCGTGGCAGTTCCGCAACGTGCTGGTGCACGGCTGA
- a CDS encoding transporter, with protein MAGFSLTSRWITAAALAVSAPITAASTATTARAASAAQPGQTVGLPVGDQLPVGLYFVNLSSFGVRGTLPRDSSTNVNLPTFAWATPWNVAGARLQFFFTQPIAAASSRGAPYQSGVGQQLLAAQLAWDLGGDVGFSYLFGGYLPIQTRFLTQSASLTHRFALSYTGQGWNLTANLLYGVFLDTRSPSGTLYPDYMNLDLTMTKKFGSWQIGAVAFGSTDLPTGVASYRPQGQIAVGGLVGYNFGPVNLQAYLTHDVVERNYGGREVRGWLRAIVPLYQDKNEVEPGRTLVTRRQAE; from the coding sequence ATGGCCGGTTTTAGCCTGACGTCACGTTGGATCACGGCGGCGGCTCTTGCCGTCTCGGCTCCGATCACCGCCGCGTCGACGGCGACGACCGCGCGGGCGGCGTCCGCGGCGCAGCCGGGACAGACGGTCGGCCTGCCGGTGGGCGACCAGCTGCCGGTCGGCCTGTATTTCGTGAACCTGTCCAGCTTCGGCGTGCGCGGTACCCTCCCGCGCGACTCGTCGACCAACGTCAACCTGCCGACCTTCGCGTGGGCGACGCCCTGGAACGTCGCGGGCGCGCGCCTCCAGTTCTTCTTCACCCAGCCGATCGCGGCGGCGAGCAGCCGGGGCGCCCCATACCAGAGCGGCGTCGGGCAGCAGCTGCTGGCCGCCCAGCTCGCCTGGGACCTCGGCGGCGATGTCGGCTTCAGCTACCTGTTCGGCGGCTACCTGCCGATCCAGACGCGGTTCCTGACGCAGTCAGCCTCTCTGACCCACCGCTTCGCGCTGAGCTACACCGGTCAGGGCTGGAACCTGACGGCGAACCTGCTCTACGGCGTCTTCCTCGACACGCGCTCGCCCAGCGGCACCCTCTACCCGGACTACATGAACCTCGACCTGACCATGACGAAGAAATTCGGCTCCTGGCAGATCGGCGCGGTGGCCTTCGGCTCGACGGACCTTCCCACCGGGGTGGCGAGCTACCGGCCGCAGGGCCAGATCGCGGTGGGCGGGCTCGTCGGCTACAATTTCGGGCCGGTGAACCTGCAGGCCTACCTCACCCACGACGTGGTCGAGCGGAATTACGGCGGCCGCGAGGTCCGCGGCTGGCTGCGCGCGATCGTGCCGCTGTACCAGGACAAGAACGAGGTCGAGCCGGGCCGGACCCTCGTGACGCGGCGTCAGGCCGAGTAG
- the crtI gene encoding phytoene desaturase family protein, producing the protein MLQSGDGLRALTGRRVAVVGAGPGGLAAALLLARAGIHVTIFEKDPQVGGRTKTVEAPGGYRFDIGPTFFLYPQILADIFASCGERLEEHVKLERLDPQYHLVFEGAEGITGTISATGDVERLEREIARLAPDDAKNVKDFFAENRTKLNYFKPVLEQAFHTLRSMASPAMLAALPYLHPGRSVDRDLKRHFADPRVRLAFSFQTKYLGMSPFRCPSLFTILSFLEYEHGVYHPVGGCGAVSEAMAGLAGRMGVDLRLNSNVEEVLFDGKRASGLVADGETFNADAVLINGDFAKVVRALVPERHRPRWRNAKIRKARLSCSTFMLYLGLEGKMPDSLGHHTILLADGYEKNIREITEGTLPMQPSLYVQHAGYTDGGMAPPGHTALYVLVPVPNLKAGIDWAAMRETYRALILDRLKLLGIDDLESRIRYERIIDPTQWEEDFAVHEGATFNLAHDLLQMLYFRPHNRFGPGLYIVGGGTHPGSGLPVIYEGARISARLLIEELAGARAAAAAGIPDTAPLATSGEAS; encoded by the coding sequence TTGCTTCAGTCTGGGGACGGGTTGCGGGCGCTGACCGGACGCCGGGTGGCCGTGGTCGGGGCTGGGCCGGGCGGACTGGCCGCCGCCCTGCTGCTCGCGCGGGCCGGGATCCACGTCACCATCTTCGAGAAGGACCCGCAGGTCGGGGGTCGGACGAAGACCGTCGAGGCGCCCGGCGGCTACCGGTTCGATATCGGCCCGACCTTCTTCCTCTATCCACAGATTCTCGCGGACATCTTCGCGAGCTGCGGCGAGCGGCTGGAGGAGCACGTCAAGCTCGAGCGGCTCGACCCGCAGTACCACCTCGTGTTCGAGGGCGCGGAGGGCATCACGGGGACGATCAGCGCCACCGGTGACGTCGAGCGCCTGGAGCGCGAGATCGCCCGCCTCGCGCCGGACGACGCCAAGAACGTCAAAGACTTCTTCGCCGAGAACCGGACCAAGCTGAACTACTTCAAGCCGGTCCTCGAGCAAGCCTTCCACACCCTGCGCAGCATGGCGAGTCCGGCCATGCTGGCCGCCCTGCCCTACCTGCATCCGGGTCGGAGCGTCGACCGCGACCTGAAGCGACACTTCGCCGACCCGCGGGTGCGGCTCGCCTTCTCGTTCCAGACCAAATACCTCGGGATGTCGCCGTTCCGGTGCCCGAGCCTGTTCACCATCCTGTCGTTCCTCGAATACGAGCACGGCGTCTACCACCCGGTGGGCGGCTGCGGCGCCGTCTCCGAGGCGATGGCGGGCCTGGCCGGCCGCATGGGCGTCGATCTCCGGCTCAACAGCAACGTCGAGGAAGTGCTGTTCGACGGCAAGCGCGCCAGCGGTCTCGTGGCGGACGGTGAGACCTTCAACGCCGACGCGGTGCTGATCAACGGCGACTTCGCGAAGGTCGTCCGCGCCCTCGTCCCGGAGCGGCACCGGCCGCGCTGGCGCAATGCCAAGATCCGGAAGGCCCGGCTCTCCTGCTCGACCTTCATGCTGTATCTCGGCCTCGAGGGGAAAATGCCCGACAGCCTCGGGCACCACACGATCCTCCTGGCCGACGGCTACGAGAAGAACATCCGCGAGATCACCGAGGGCACGCTGCCGATGCAGCCGTCCCTGTACGTGCAGCACGCGGGCTACACCGATGGCGGCATGGCGCCGCCCGGACACACGGCCCTCTACGTGCTGGTGCCGGTGCCCAACCTGAAGGCGGGGATCGACTGGGCGGCGATGCGCGAGACCTACCGCGCCCTGATCCTGGACCGGCTGAAGCTCCTCGGGATCGACGATCTCGAGTCCCGCATCCGCTACGAGCGGATCATCGACCCGACCCAGTGGGAAGAGGATTTCGCCGTCCACGAGGGCGCCACCTTCAACCTCGCCCACGACCTCCTGCAGATGCTGTATTTCCGGCCGCACAACCGCTTCGGACCGGGCCTCTACATCGTCGGCGGCGGCACCCATCCGGGCTCCGGCCTGCCGGTGATCTACGAGGGCGCCCGCATCTCCGCCCGGCTGCTGATCGAGGAACTGGCGGGCGCCCGCGCCGCCGCCGCGGCCGGCATCCCCGATACCGCCCCGCTGGCGACCTCCGGCGAGGCCTCGTGA
- a CDS encoding AAA family ATPase — protein MSAAVVIDPDAFLETERGRVWTPERNAEAWRLALAALRAALAADSVERLVVVCGLQGAGKSTWIARQRPQLGRVYFDAALPGRQHRAPILAIARARGVAAEAVWIRAPLAVALERNRRRTADRQVPEASVRSVDRLFEPPSRAEGFAAVRIVDAASRAD, from the coding sequence GTGAGCGCGGCGGTCGTCATCGACCCGGACGCCTTCCTCGAGACCGAGCGCGGCCGCGTCTGGACGCCCGAACGGAACGCCGAGGCGTGGCGGCTGGCCCTCGCGGCGCTGCGCGCGGCGCTCGCGGCGGACTCGGTCGAGCGGCTCGTGGTCGTGTGCGGGCTGCAGGGGGCCGGCAAGTCCACCTGGATCGCCCGGCAGCGACCTCAGCTCGGCCGCGTCTATTTCGACGCGGCCTTGCCTGGCCGGCAGCACCGCGCGCCGATCCTCGCCATCGCGCGAGCCCGCGGTGTCGCCGCGGAGGCGGTCTGGATCCGCGCGCCGCTCGCGGTCGCCCTCGAACGGAACCGGCGGCGCACCGCCGACCGGCAGGTTCCCGAGGCGAGCGTCCGCTCCGTCGACCGACTGTTCGAGCCGCCCTCGCGCGCGGAGGGCTTCGCGGCGGTCCGGATCGTCGACGCGGCGTCCCGGGCGGACTGA
- a CDS encoding TrmH family RNA methyltransferase: MPPAPEPLTDPDDPRLEPYTRMRERDLVGRAGRFIVEGEVTLRLLLGRRSRFRAESILLAPERWPGLAADVAACPEPPPIYSASKAVMSAVTGFPIHRGVLAVGLRGPGLDAAALVPPPPAPALVVGLAGLTNHDNVGAAFRNAAAFGADAVLLDGATCDPLYRKSIRVSAGAALIQPFARLPDGQDWLRLAETLDLRPLAFSPGASETLDARAAPPRALLILGTEGPGLDAATLARARPIRIPMAAGFDSLNVATAAGIALYTIARGQGRLGEPRARRGGEPFDPGPAGS, translated from the coding sequence GTGCCCCCGGCCCCGGAGCCCCTCACCGACCCGGACGACCCCCGCCTCGAGCCCTACACCCGGATGCGCGAGCGCGACCTCGTGGGCCGCGCCGGGCGCTTCATCGTCGAGGGCGAGGTGACCCTGCGGCTGCTGCTCGGCCGCCGCAGCCGGTTCCGCGCCGAATCGATCCTCCTCGCGCCCGAGCGCTGGCCGGGCCTCGCCGCCGACGTCGCCGCCTGCCCGGAGCCGCCGCCGATCTACAGCGCCTCCAAGGCGGTGATGAGCGCCGTGACGGGTTTCCCGATCCACCGCGGCGTCCTCGCGGTCGGCCTGCGCGGGCCGGGGCTCGACGCGGCCGCCCTCGTGCCGCCGCCGCCCGCGCCTGCCCTGGTGGTCGGCCTGGCCGGCCTGACCAATCACGACAATGTCGGCGCCGCCTTCCGCAACGCGGCGGCCTTCGGGGCCGACGCCGTTCTCCTCGACGGGGCGACTTGCGACCCGCTCTACCGCAAGAGCATCCGCGTCTCGGCCGGGGCCGCCCTGATCCAGCCCTTCGCGCGGCTCCCGGACGGGCAGGACTGGCTGCGGCTGGCCGAGACCCTCGACCTCCGGCCGCTCGCCTTCAGTCCGGGGGCGAGCGAGACCCTGGACGCGCGCGCCGCCCCGCCGCGGGCGCTCCTGATTCTCGGCACCGAGGGCCCCGGCCTCGACGCGGCGACGCTGGCCCGGGCGCGGCCGATCCGGATCCCGATGGCCGCCGGCTTCGACTCGCTGAACGTCGCTACCGCGGCGGGCATCGCCCTCTACACCATCGCCCGCGGCCAGGGGCGCCTCGGCGAACCGCGAGCGCGCCGCGGCGGCGAACCGTTCGACCCGGGGCCGGCAGGTTCTTGA
- a CDS encoding ABC transporter ATP-binding protein, producing MDDPLVRLADVGLDLRGRRVLDHVDLDLGAGETLALLGPNGAGKSSLMRLVAGRLAPSAGSVRVAGADPYRAGQARRAIGWVPQEIALYPRLTVSENLGVFGQLAGVSRRERKAAVESALAMADIADVARRPVGVLSGGYRRRVNIAASLMNRPRLVLLDEPTSGVDLAARAAIHAVLDRLKAAGTAILIATHDFAEAERLASRVAFLAQGRVVRAGRLAELLAQLRTGAPERELSLAGPASGPAEGVLRRAGFVPAEAGGLVWRSVERSGLDGAALLGALRAQNVPVAEIRVRAPRLETLYLDALRLRELTDPEAAPLRAGTAG from the coding sequence ATGGACGATCCCCTCGTCCGGCTCGCGGACGTCGGCCTCGACCTCCGCGGCCGACGGGTGCTGGATCATGTCGATCTCGACCTCGGGGCCGGCGAGACCCTGGCGCTGCTCGGACCGAACGGAGCCGGCAAGTCCTCGCTGATGCGCCTCGTGGCGGGGCGTCTCGCCCCGAGTGCGGGGTCGGTGCGCGTGGCCGGAGCGGATCCGTACCGGGCGGGACAGGCCCGCCGCGCCATCGGGTGGGTGCCGCAGGAGATCGCCCTCTACCCGCGGCTGACCGTCTCGGAGAATCTCGGCGTGTTCGGGCAATTGGCGGGGGTCTCCCGGCGCGAGCGGAAGGCGGCCGTGGAGTCCGCCCTGGCCATGGCCGACATCGCCGACGTGGCCCGGCGCCCGGTCGGCGTCCTGTCGGGGGGGTACCGGCGCCGGGTGAACATCGCCGCGAGCCTGATGAACCGGCCCCGGCTCGTGCTCCTCGACGAGCCGACCAGCGGCGTCGACCTCGCCGCGCGGGCCGCGATCCACGCGGTGCTCGACCGCCTGAAGGCCGCCGGCACCGCGATCCTGATCGCCACACACGATTTCGCCGAGGCGGAGCGCCTCGCCTCCCGGGTGGCGTTCCTGGCCCAGGGGCGGGTCGTGCGCGCCGGCCGTCTCGCCGAGCTGCTCGCGCAGCTGCGGACCGGCGCGCCCGAGCGGGAGCTGAGCCTCGCCGGTCCGGCGTCGGGACCGGCCGAGGGCGTGCTGCGCCGGGCCGGCTTCGTGCCCGCCGAGGCGGGGGGCCTCGTCTGGCGGTCGGTCGAACGGTCCGGCCTCGACGGCGCGGCCTTGCTCGGCGCCCTGCGCGCCCAGAACGTTCCGGTGGCCGAGATCCGGGTGCGGGCGCCGCGGCTGGAGACGCTCTATCTGGACGCCCTCCGCCTGCGGGAACTGACGGATCCCGAGGCCGCCCCGCTCCGGGCCGGGACCGCCGGATGA
- the croR gene encoding 3-hydroxybutyryl-CoA dehydratase → MLPELRVLYFEDLEVGLSETLSKTIASSDVVGFAEITGDRNPIHLSEHFAARTPFGTRIAHGLYTAGLISAVLGTRLPGPGAVYISQTLNFRAPVRIGDVVDVTVTVAELMPERRRARLACRCSVGGETVLDGEALVKVPTKAEADPLANRSDRSQG, encoded by the coding sequence ATGCTGCCCGAACTGCGCGTGCTCTATTTCGAGGATCTCGAGGTCGGCCTGTCGGAGACCCTGTCGAAGACCATCGCCTCCTCCGACGTGGTGGGCTTCGCCGAGATCACCGGCGACCGCAACCCGATCCACCTGTCCGAGCACTTCGCCGCGCGCACGCCGTTCGGCACCCGCATCGCCCACGGCCTCTACACGGCCGGGCTGATCTCGGCGGTGCTCGGCACCCGCCTTCCGGGGCCCGGCGCCGTCTACATCTCCCAGACCCTGAACTTCCGCGCCCCGGTGCGGATCGGCGACGTCGTCGACGTCACCGTGACGGTGGCCGAACTCATGCCCGAGCGGCGGCGCGCGCGCCTCGCGTGCCGGTGCTCGGTGGGCGGCGAGACGGTCCTCGACGGCGAGGCGCTGGTGAAGGTGCCGACCAAGGCCGAGGCCGACCCGCTGGCGAACCGCTCCGACCGGTCACAGGGCTGA
- a CDS encoding invasion associated locus B family protein: MPTFRALLRLSLIATSLTAVPILAARAQDAEPAAAPAAEAPAKPKPKPRPKPAPHKAAKPAEAAKPEEAAAPAAAHAAWPTGASTVSESYGDWTMTCTRPSDKVTCIVAQAQGDSRTGRRKFGFELQTPANGRAEGIVLMPFGLAIEPGVTFKLDEQTLGKGAPYTTCSAEGCIVAISFPTLALDGMRTAKALTVTGEKAGGTEPATITVPLTGFPQAFDRAVALSG; encoded by the coding sequence ATGCCGACATTTCGTGCGCTTCTGCGTCTCAGCCTGATCGCGACGTCGCTCACGGCGGTCCCGATCCTGGCGGCGCGCGCGCAGGATGCCGAGCCCGCGGCCGCGCCGGCCGCCGAAGCGCCCGCGAAGCCCAAGCCCAAACCGCGGCCGAAGCCGGCTCCCCACAAGGCGGCCAAGCCAGCCGAGGCGGCGAAGCCCGAGGAGGCCGCCGCGCCTGCGGCCGCGCACGCCGCGTGGCCCACCGGCGCCAGCACCGTCAGCGAGAGCTACGGCGACTGGACGATGACCTGCACGCGCCCGAGCGACAAGGTCACCTGCATCGTGGCCCAGGCGCAGGGCGATTCGCGGACCGGCCGGCGCAAGTTCGGCTTCGAGCTGCAGACGCCCGCGAACGGCCGGGCCGAGGGGATCGTGCTGATGCCCTTCGGGCTCGCCATCGAGCCGGGCGTGACCTTCAAGCTCGACGAGCAGACCCTCGGCAAGGGCGCCCCCTACACGACCTGCAGCGCCGAGGGCTGCATCGTGGCGATCAGCTTCCCGACGCTCGCCCTCGACGGCATGCGCACCGCCAAGGCGCTGACCGTGACCGGCGAGAAGGCCGGCGGCACCGAGCCGGCCACCATCACGGTGCCGCTGACAGGCTTCCCGCAGGCCTTCGACCGCGCCGTCGCCCTGAGCGGCTGA
- a CDS encoding metallophosphoesterase gives MRIFPISDLHLERRRLDLIAPPAEPFDLLACPGDLHEGHPERGLAALLHLAQGRPVVLVPGNHERYAPTGDRRTAPELLAALEAEVGRLNGLGARIHLLQRARSCVIDGVRFVGTTLWSDWALAGRWLGPDAPNRPDDPVAYAASRMTDPVTGSREYLGSIRKADGSPWQPADAMAEHRIERAALHAALRTPHDGPTVVVTHHPASPLAADRFRDAPGVPWWVPAFYASTALDDLAETERPGLWISGHFHAGHDVRVGRCRWISNPVEGTTYRGDFVVEVEDQ, from the coding sequence ATGCGCATCTTCCCCATCTCGGACCTGCACCTGGAGCGGCGGCGCCTCGACCTGATCGCGCCGCCCGCGGAACCGTTCGACCTGCTCGCCTGCCCGGGGGACCTCCACGAGGGGCATCCCGAGCGGGGGCTCGCGGCGCTGCTGCATCTCGCGCAGGGGCGGCCGGTCGTGCTGGTGCCGGGCAACCACGAGCGCTACGCGCCGACCGGGGATCGGCGCACCGCGCCGGAGCTGCTCGCCGCCCTCGAGGCCGAGGTCGGCCGCCTCAACGGGCTCGGCGCGCGGATCCACCTGCTCCAGCGCGCGCGGAGCTGCGTCATCGACGGCGTCCGCTTCGTCGGTACCACCCTCTGGAGCGACTGGGCGCTCGCCGGGCGCTGGCTCGGACCGGACGCGCCGAACCGGCCCGACGATCCGGTGGCCTACGCGGCGTCCCGCATGACCGACCCCGTGACGGGCTCGCGGGAGTATCTCGGCTCGATCCGCAAGGCCGACGGCAGCCCGTGGCAGCCGGCGGACGCGATGGCGGAGCACCGGATCGAGCGGGCGGCCCTGCACGCGGCGCTCCGGACCCCGCACGACGGGCCGACCGTGGTGGTGACCCATCACCCCGCGAGCCCGCTCGCGGCCGATCGCTTCCGGGACGCGCCCGGCGTCCCCTGGTGGGTGCCGGCCTTCTACGCCAGCACGGCCCTCGACGACCTCGCGGAGACCGAGCGGCCGGGGCTGTGGATTTCCGGGCATTTCCACGCCGGCCACGATGTACGGGTCGGCCGCTGCCGCTGGATCTCGAACCCGGTGGAGGGCACGACCTATCGCGGCGACTTCGTCGTCGAAGTCGAGGATCAGTGA
- a CDS encoding cation transporter, with amino-acid sequence MIADDAPRPAPPALRPVVARVAALNLGYFGIEIAVALAIGSVALIADSLDFLEDAAINLLIFAGLGWSARNRARLGTAMAGILLLPALAGAWAAYGKIADFTAPAALPLTLAGLGALAVNLTCALMLARHRSGSGSLTRAAYLSARNDAVANLAIIAAGLVTALHPSPWPDLVVAAGIAILNADSAADILKAAAAERRAAG; translated from the coding sequence GTGATCGCCGATGATGCGCCCCGGCCCGCGCCGCCCGCCCTCCGCCCGGTCGTCGCCCGCGTGGCGGCGCTCAACCTCGGCTATTTCGGCATCGAGATCGCGGTGGCGCTCGCCATCGGCTCGGTGGCGCTGATCGCCGACAGCCTCGACTTCCTCGAGGACGCGGCGATCAACCTGCTGATCTTCGCGGGCCTCGGCTGGAGCGCGCGCAACCGCGCCCGCCTCGGCACCGCCATGGCGGGGATCCTGCTCCTGCCGGCGCTGGCGGGGGCCTGGGCGGCCTACGGCAAGATCGCCGACTTCACTGCCCCCGCCGCTCTGCCTCTGACCCTCGCGGGGCTCGGGGCGCTCGCCGTCAACCTCACCTGCGCGCTCATGCTCGCCCGGCACCGCTCCGGCTCGGGCAGCCTGACCCGGGCGGCCTACCTCTCGGCGCGCAACGACGCCGTCGCCAACCTGGCGATCATCGCCGCCGGCCTGGTGACGGCCCTCCACCCGTCCCCCTGGCCCGACCTCGTCGTGGCGGCCGGGATCGCGATCCTCAACGCCGACTCGGCCGCCGACATCCTCAAGGCGGCCGCGGCCGAGCGCAGAGCCGCGGGCTAG